The Pempheris klunzingeri isolate RE-2024b chromosome 15, fPemKlu1.hap1, whole genome shotgun sequence genome contains the following window.
acattggaagctcagttcttactgacaatgtatgtacTGTGTTAATCAACAGGGAGAgacttattaatgcaatgcaccgccacagggaagagccataccccatagttgctaaagaggggaacaagcactggccccaggttctgaagggccagacacatgacGATCAGGTGGGAcatttatggcaagaaagcacaagcacgcttacatgcactacaatacacacctcataaactaCCTCTTACACCATATACTGGAAGCTCCAAGGGCAAGGCTAGTGGAAGGCTGTCATtgtaacagcaggatgagatagcaggcaggggaggatgctctcagaaagactccattgtaagaaGCTCCCacatgatagggaaaggtcactagggaggatactttgttacaggtacggctgctggatgaaggtcgtgatgccaagaggctgggaccagcctgtgcaccaacgaagggagggccaagtctaaaccgcggttactccccaactagacaaccaatcaaaaataattgtattcttgctggaatgtatatactgttactgcatatgTGTTTCGAGGCTCACTCtttgacctgttggctacagactaacagcttgctgactgtggttttcagagctcagactgagtccttggccaagatcaatacttattcacacagaaaataaaacacctcaaatgagagaagttgcctgtccttcatcggAAAAAACGAACACGCTGACACATGCATTCACTTGTGTGTTATGTGCATATGTGCGTTACTGATGCACCAGTCAGGGTTTTTTATTACCTACACCCACCCATTATGAGAGCCAATCTGcaccaccaaacacacaaaaatgagaTGCTTTGATGAACCACCTGAACAATGTTTCCCTAAGTTATTTATCACTTAGACTACTCTGAATGCTGTTTGGTGGAGGCATGTTAGCCAGCCACTCATATGCAGGACGCTGTTAATGGAAGATGGCGTCAGTGTGGATTGGACAGGAGAATCCTAATGCGCTGCTCATGTCTTGCTCACATCTCGCTTCCTGTGTCAAGTGTGATCAGGTTGTTATAGTGAGAGAGAACACTCTGATTGgtgcaggaagaaaaacagaagtgacAAAAGCAAGCAAATGACGGAGAAATAACTTGCACACCCTGCCTTTAAgtaacattattttgaaaagtgctttttaaaaattaaatccCCTGTGACAGTGTCCGGTGACGTCTCTCCGACCACGCCCCCTCCCTTTCACTTCCTGTAAACAAAGCAGTCGCTGTCTGTCAGTGGGATTCCTGTGATTTCGCTAATTTTCCACACAGTCTTCAGCGTTTTGGACGATGGCTCAAGCCGGAGTGGTCCTGGACAAGGACCAGTTCAACTGCTCCATATGTCTGGACGTGCTGAAGGACCCTGTGACCATCCCGTGCGGACACAGCTACTGCTCGGGCTGCATCCAGAACTACTGGGACCAGGACGACTACTTGGGGGTCTTCGTGTGCCCGCAATGCAGGCAGAACTTCAACCCGAGGCCTCCGCTCGCCAGAAACACCATGCTGGCCGACGTGGTGGAGAAATTCAAAAAGACCGGATTCCAAGAGGCCACGACGCCCTCAAGCCAAAGCTTTGCTGAGGCCGACGACGTGGAGTGCGACGTCTGCACcgggaggaaaaacaaagctgtgaaaTCCTGCCTGGTGTGTCTGGCCTCCTACTGCGACGTCCACGTCCAGCCCCATTACGAATCTGCTGCTttcaagaaacacaagctggtgtCGGCCTCCAAAAAGCTCCAGGAGACGATCTGTGGCCGACACGACAAGCTGCTGGAGGTGTACTGCCGCACCGACAACCAGTGCATCTGTTACCTGTGTCTGACGGATGAACACAAGGGCCACGACACGGTGCTGGTGGAGgcagaaatacaacagaagCAGGTAATCGATTCATCTGATTGACTCAAGACAAGGCCTGTGATCAGAGACAGTAACACAGAGGTGGAAGTAtctttactcaagtactgtacttaagtatgAGGTACTTGTGCTTTACTTGAGTACTTTGACGTTAACATTTTTGCTTACCCTACCCCACTACTGTACAGGTACAGgtaaaatgattaatcgattaattgatcagtcagacagaaaattaattggcaactatttAGAGTCAATCATGTAAGTgatttttcaagcaaacatttcatggttccaGCTTTAAGAATGCCAcggtttgctgcttttcctgttaattgttttaatcatcttaaatttatttttaataatttttggATTTATACTTTTGGTTGTGCAAAACAACAGGCTTGCATAGTTTTTGTAAAATTTTTATTCAATCCTCTATTTGAATAACAAGTCTCATTCAGATAAAAGTCTGTATTTCAGGAAAAGAACAAGCAATCATTGCAAGTAAGCACAAACACTCTAATGTGGAGAAAAAGTAGTGAAATAGCCAATAgccaaaaaaatacaaatcaaataCTGCAGTATACATGTTAATCTTCAAGTCCAATATTCAACCTAACTACTGCATTACTTTTTGCACTGCAAAAAAACTCActccttttttcagttttcataagTAAAATCAAAGGCAGTACACTGCTTTTTGGTCTAGAGGGAAAAATAAACTAGATAGCAGGATAAAGTCTAACACAGTTTGATGTGACCATTAAGGTACTCAGAATCACCATGAAGTAAATCATATGATATTTTTCCTCAGAGGCAGCTTGGTGACATGAAGCAGAGCTCTCAGCACAGGATTCATCAAAGGGAAAAGGAGGCACAGGAGCTGAGACaagccattttctctctcactgtgagTGTCAGCACCCACTTTGGTCTGACCTATAAATGCAGTAGGTCGTTGTCTAAATCCTTAAATATGTCTCCAGCTCCAGATTTCTGCAAACAGTTCATAAGTTGAGATTTTATCAACATTACATTTGCCAGACTGTCGAGGCAGCAGTCGTCTGTGACAGTCACGCTCTCTTTAGAAGACGACGCCTGCTTATGTGTCCCTTCATGTTCCCCTCCAGCGCTCTGCTCGGGCAGCAGCCGAGGAGACCGACGCCGTCTTTAGTGAACTGATTCGGTCGATCGAGCTGAAGCGCTTCGAGGTGAGAGAGCTGATCAAAGCCCAGGAGAAGATGGCCGTCAGTCAGGCTGAACAGCTGCTGGAGAAGATCCAGAAGGAGATTGCTGAGCTGAAGAAGAATGAGGCTGAACTTGATAAACTTTCCCACGCGGACGACCACATCCATTTCCTTCAGGTAATACCGCTCAGATTGATGCCCCACAGGCTGACTTTTTTGTCGTTTTCAGTTTTCCAGGACAGTTGCACACCTCAcactctccgtctctcttggtttttcagagctgtcagactCTCCATGCTCCACCTGTGCTGTCAGCTTTGCCTTCAGTCACCGCTGACCCCAACCACACCTTCGGCCCGGTGATGATAGCTGTGTCAGATTTTAAGGGACTGGTTCAGGAGGTCTGTCAGGGAGGATTTGTCTGCATCTACGAGAGAGGTAGATACAAAGACTCATGTCAGATTTGTATTTTAATCTGATACCGATACTTGTTTATGtgacccccttttttttttctctcttttgcagTGAGAAATGTAGTTATAGTGGGTCCTTCAAATCCTACTGCACAGCTAGAAACGACACAGGCCCAGGATGGTGAGTCAGCCGTACAGATGGAAGCAACACTAAGTGAGTCTATAAACCTGTTCATGTTCGTCTTAAAAATATGATTTGGGTTGAGTCAATAACAAAACTACAGCTTACGATACTGCTGTTAAGACGACCCAAAACTTGTGGTAGTCAGGGATGCATTTATAAACTTAAATAGCTCAATGTGAACGTAAATGAGTGTTTAATCACATGCAGGACTTTGTAGGGTTCATGTAATCCGACAAAGCTCTTTGCTGTAAGCTCTCACAaagctcctttttttctctttttggtgGGAGTTTTTCTTATCTCAATCGAAGGTCTAAGGATAGAGGGTGTCCATACACAGCGGGGGAATTTTATGATTTTGGgttatacaaataaaactgacttcGCTGTAACTAACCAGTTACAGCCAAGTCAGTTCATTATCGGTTAATATGTTAAAGTATCCTgtaatagtgaaaaatgtccatcacagtttctcaggtaaaacccaaagatattcagttagCAAGAATatataacagaaaaaaacacaataaatcatGATTTCGCAGTTTTGTGACTATGACTGATTGATGAATGACTATAATGATTGGAATTGATTATCAATTGTTTTGCCTAATTGTTACAGCTCTACTTGACAGTAACCAGGAGTGGTGACAAAACAGAATTTTAGTTTATACACatgaaatgtatatatttattcattttctaatgtttattattatatcaaCAAATGTATATGTAATGTGTCCTTTATTTGTATGGCACgtttaaaaacagagtttagaaagtgctttgacagacaaTGCAAAACTGGATACTCAAGGAGCAATAGAACATCAGAGAGCCGCacagtgaggccaaacaaaAGCAAGGATTACACTGAATTtagaacaagaagaaaaaagaaaaagacaaaagcaggagaGACGGGGCGGGAGAAGAGATAGAAGACATTGGAGCcttaaaaagtgcaaatataaatacatacaagtTTGAATAAGAGCAACAATAAGaacaatggaaaaataaaatgaaacaaaaaaataaacgAATAACCCaacatttatatacatttatattcatatcaCAAAAGGTAAAGCCTAAATTCATCCATTCAATCATCCCATAGTTGGGCGTTTAAATACACACATCTCAGAGAGAATTCATAGTAAATAGTGCAAGAAAgaacaaaataagcaaaatgaaACGTGAGTGAGGAGCTGTTCAAGTGGATCAAGATACAATCTAGATTATCTGAATAATCAATACTTGGACAGGATGTTATATGATCTGCCTTTAGACAAGTTTTTAAAACTTAAAGGAAGCAGTTTGGCAGACACTGTAAAGTTGTGAAAAAGCTTCTAAATATAGAATATTCCTCACATGCACTGACTGTCTGAAGGGGGTTTTCACCAGTTAAGATCCATTTCAAACCTGGATGAGATCATGTTTTATCTTCTTAAATGTATTGCATGCAACTTGAAGCCCAATTCCTGAGATCTCATCTGAGTTATTATCAAAACCAGATTAATAAAACCAAATTTTGTGTATTatttttgaagaaaatctatTGTAATTAAATCACACATAAGAAAATACggacaattttttttataaatgttggTAAATACTTCTAGACTTCATCATCCCTCCTGGTTAACATTGATGTTTTTCATACTTTGATTGTGTTCTATgtgatatgtttgtttgtgcgtcCCATCATAACCACATTACTAAGCAGCACAACGTGTGCCAACTGGTTTGTTTATAGCAGAGCTGCTGAATCAGCACAAGTGGAGAGATGACAGTGTAACAGCTGCTGACAGTCTGGACAGCCGAGACTCTGCAGTAACAGCGTCTGTTCTCTGTGTGCTTACAGTGATCCCTCCGTCCGGCCTGGACCAAACTCCTGTGAGCCCTCTCAACCCTTTCCTCACTCCAGGACCTGCTGGGCCCACCTTTACCTTCTCACCATTTGGTAAACGATACCTGCACCAAAAGTGATTTCAGCATTACACAGTGTGcagaccaaaacaaaagcaaatcatATCATAAATGTTAGTGGAAATTCCGTATATATATAACATAGTTTCTGCATTTTCTGCAGAAGTATTGAGATCTTTTATTAAAGTAACAAACTATAAAAATACTCCATCATAATTTTATTTCCATAGAAGTAATggcattaaaagtaaaattactcATGAGGCCACTGAACAAACTCTAAGTGGTGTTTATCTTACTCAACTGTAATTACTGATGaagaaagcagcattttaaccctttattgggcaagggaccatatttggtaacttaagtgggagttcaaaatggctgccccttgcctcaccatgaggcagtagaactacgagatttctccaagccaatcagcaacaatcaggctacatgacagatcAGtaagaaaccatatatggtaacttcattgaccttgattttcaccattaaattgaatttttttttttgaaaaactcacaaaagtaaaaaagttttgcaatgaccaccagtaatggtctagggttgaaattttgaatttctaagtatttgaatgagtgccctataaagggttaatgtaATATCTATTCCCCTCTTTCATCCAAGctaatttagtgttttttgtgattttatcCACAATAATATAATTACTTAAAGCAAAATGGCAATTTAACACACTGCATCTTACTAGAAAACTGGTTCTGTTTATGATCTGTCATTACCACCAGGTACAGATCACGTCCAGGAACATGTTTTTTATGATTTGTGACCTCGTCCTGAGGGTGCTGAACACTAATAACTCCTCTTCTGTCTTCCCAGGCTCCAGACTCTCCACAGGATCCAGACAGAGGCACCTTCAGCGACGGGCTCACCCCAGGAGGAAATAGACTTGTCGTGGCCAccaaaatcaaacatttcactgcacccACTGTACGCAGGCTGAATGTCGTTATACCTCAGTGCTCTATTCTCACAAATCTGAACTGACACGTATGAATTATACATTTACTAATGTGTCTTATGGCATTCATTTAATTGCTGTATTTGCCAATCAAGTATAATTGCATCTTGTGTTATGGTGCAGGTGggaaagagatgagaaaaaccACAGAGAATCACAATGCATTTACTTAAAGTTTTAAGCAGCACAAAGCATTGAACTCACcttatttcagtatttgcaaGGAAACTGCCTTGAAGGTTAGAGAggttttatggattttttttttttaacaatgttatgcttttataattatttttcatgttttaaccAATTctacaaaacagtaatttttctTTGCAGAAACGTGTTATATAGTGATGGTGACATGGTGacattaaagcaaaacacactTGAACAACTAGATTTTTTCACGGGCGGTGTTTGTTTGCATGGGGGCTGGTTTACACTGAATTTTACACTGAACAAATACGGGTAGTAGGTGACGTAGAAGTGGAACAACCGGttgactgcacacacaaaaacactgcagtgcttttgtgtaaaatgttgcGTGGCGAAAACCATTCACAGTTCAGTGCATCTAACGTGAACTCACCCAGTGTATAACCAGGAGGAGGTGGCTCAATAGAAGGGTCTGTTTGCTCAACTGGGACAGcctatttgctgttttttctggcTGTGATTGGCAGGATCAAACTGCAGCAGGTGAAACCAGAGGAGCTGTTATCAACACGCCTCTGAGCCACGCCCATCTTTGTCCCTTCCAGTTTCTGTTCGGAGTGTAAAGGAAATGGCAGCAACAACTATTTCTATTGAGCAAGACCAGTTTTGTTGTTCGGTGTGCCTGGAGGTTTTAAGAGACCCGGTGACGATCCCCTGTGGACACAGCTATTGTCTGGACTGTATTGAAGACTACTGGAACAGGGCCAAGAAGAAAGGCCAGtacagctgccctcagtgcaggcagGTGTTTAACCCGAGGCCTCTGCTGAGCAGGAACACCGTGCTCGGTGAAGTGGTGGAACAGCTACAACGGTCtgaatttaaagctgcagctcaACAACACTTGGCCAAACCTGAGGAAGTTAAATGCAGCGTTTGCACCGGGAGGAAAAGCAAAGCAGTAAAATCCTGCCTTGCGTGCTCAGACTCTTACTGCACGGCTCACCTGAGAGTCCACGAAGAACGCTTTCAGGGGAAGGCCCACAAGTTGATCCCAGCCGCAGACCGGCCGAGAGGGAGGCTCTGCCCGCAGCACAATAAAGTACTGAGGCTGCACTGCCGCACTGACCAGCAGTGTGTCTGCTCCCAGTGTGTTAAAGAGAGACACAAGGGCCACGACACAGTCTCAGTggtggatgagagagagacacaacagGTGGGTTTGAATGTTTCTTCAGATGCGGAAATTCCTCATTCAAATTTTAGGGAGTTCACATGTTTAAGAGCAGTTTGATTTGCAGTGACTTAAATTAACTGAACTTAAATCACGATCAGTTTGGCTGACATTAGACAAAATATTCTCCAAAACTAATTTAGCTTTGCAGATACGTGTAATAATATACAAATGTAAGTTTTTCCAGTTATGAAGAGACGTGTCCTATGTAGTGATTATTTCTGGTATTGATGTGGGGTCTCTATTTGCACTAATATTGTTAAAGCATGAGGgtataaaaaaaaccaaaaaaaacctgacttgtttgtgtgtcaatTGTCCATCAAACATCCCACTTAAAACTAACTTAACCTCAGTATCACAGACTAGGttgtggagtttgaaagatgttTGCCTTGCTAGGAAGGGAGGGTTTAATGAATGATGATTTTTAgggttgcattgtgggaaacttggtgtttttggagcttgactgCAGGTTTACCCTAATTGCCTCAATGAGCTGAGAGCTGCAGCTCCAACTGCCGACTGTGTTgatgagataagatattcctttattagtcccacgacaggGAAATTTTTAAAGATATTCAGGCCAAATTTGTATACGTGGTGTCTAAAAGAAAGAATATGTTTGTTAAAGTTTGGAGTAAAGGCTTCTCTGTTTCAAATATTGAACACAGGGAGTGTAAAATAGGCCTTGCAGCCATGTCTTGTGCTCTGATGTTACCGTGTCAAAGGTTTAGATTGAGAGACCAAAGGCCTTTCAATGCAATGCAATCTTTGGACTGTAAAATCAAATCTCTCCATCCTGTAAGTCAAGCGTGGAAGAAATATTTCCCCGAGCAGCCCGAGGGACTGCACTGTGtgatattcatttttttgtattctctCAGAAAAAACTCCAGGAAACCTCTTTGAAGTGTTTGCAGAAATTGAAGGAAACGGAGAAGGAACTTAGATATGTTGTCAGATACATCAAGGTgagcacattttcaaaacaggAGCTTTAAATTTGTTTCCTACACTTACACATGTGGTGTGCATTGACCGAAAAGACGAACCTTTATCCTCCACAGCACTCCACAGAGGCAGCGGTGGAGGAGAGCGAGAGGGTTTTCTCCAAGCTGATCCGCTCCATAGAGAAACAAAGCAGCGAGGTGAAGGAGGTGATCAGAGTCCAGGAGAGAGCAGCTGTTGGTCAGGccgaggagctgctggagaagatACAGAGGGAGATGGTGGAGCTCAGGAGGACTGACGCCGAGCTGGAGAAGCTGTCCCACACGGACGACCATGTCCACTTCCTTCAGGTATGGAACAAAAAATAACTAGGCCAGTAAAGTGGGAAAGGCTCGTCCAACCAAGGATGTGTTATCTgggaaatatttaaaaaatgagttGTGCTTTACAATTATTACAGATTTTATGTTAGAGTAGgtttaaaagataaaagtaaatATCTTAAATCAAAATTTTCATGCAGCCTTTGCATACATTCGTTATTAGAAAGCTTGTTTCAAGTTGTTTGTCActgagatttttcttttatgttacTATAACTtctaaaatatctttttaatcAGTGTTTAAGATTAAATCATTATTACAAAACAGAGTGGTGTCTCGCTTTAAGTCACAAGTATAgacttattttgaaatgatacCTGCATTACACTAAAGTGGCTCCTAACCTAATATTCTGTGAATGTTTCTAATAATAAGTCTTCTTGAAGTACTGTATGAAAGGCTGCCTGATGAGGTACTGATCATATCATATAGACAAGAGTATTACATTGCTATTTTAGCCCAGCTAATTTATAttattcaccttttttttttaaagcttatacatttgcttgtttttagatgttttacaTGTGCGAGGAACACTCAGTAAAACTGTtcaaagatgaaaaatgttaacatttaacACAAGTAATGCAATATCTTTTATGCATATTGACTGACCcattcaaaatgattttaaatacaGCGTGAGCTAGAGCCACTGATTTATTGAAGTTGTTGTCTTGGCATTCAAATAACGTCCTCTGATTTGGTTGTGTTGCACCATGTCACTGCAGAAGTGCAAGTCTTTTGATTTCCCGACAAAGACTGCGGAGATGCCCAGCACTGACACACTTC
Protein-coding sequences here:
- the LOC139214859 gene encoding tripartite motif-containing protein 16-like codes for the protein MAATTISIEQDQFCCSVCLEVLRDPVTIPCGHSYCLDCIEDYWNRAKKKGQYSCPQCRQVFNPRPLLSRNTVLGEVVEQLQRSEFKAAAQQHLAKPEEVKCSVCTGRKSKAVKSCLACSDSYCTAHLRVHEERFQGKAHKLIPAADRPRGRLCPQHNKVLRLHCRTDQQCVCSQCVKERHKGHDTVSVVDERETQQKKLQETSLKCLQKLKETEKELRYVVRYIKHSTEAAVEESERVFSKLIRSIEKQSSEVKEVIRVQERAAVGQAEELLEKIQREMVELRRTDAELEKLSHTDDHVHFLQKCKSFDFPTKTAEMPSTDTLPYLMYKTIRGALADLKDGLGETLEREFNRISDKAISLKETSSQSISEKIKAKDTGIPYNSEPKTRADFLQYYSDLTLDMNTANPFLCFSDGRRGVTTRSEPQPYPDHQSRFTSWAQVLCRAGMAGRCYWEVEWAGNGGVSIGACYKNMGRSGEGSDCKLGHNSKSWSLDCSYSACSFQHNKESVAIAAPCCGRVGVYLDFRAGTLSFYNISDSMVLLHKVKTTFTQPLYPGFWVGLGSTLKLCAL
- the ftr67 gene encoding finTRIM family, member 67, with translation MAQAGVVLDKDQFNCSICLDVLKDPVTIPCGHSYCSGCIQNYWDQDDYLGVFVCPQCRQNFNPRPPLARNTMLADVVEKFKKTGFQEATTPSSQSFAEADDVECDVCTGRKNKAVKSCLVCLASYCDVHVQPHYESAAFKKHKLVSASKKLQETICGRHDKLLEVYCRTDNQCICYLCLTDEHKGHDTVLVEAEIQQKQRQLGDMKQSSQHRIHQREKEAQELRQAIFSLTRSARAAAEETDAVFSELIRSIELKRFEVRELIKAQEKMAVSQAEQLLEKIQKEIAELKKNEAELDKLSHADDHIHFLQSCQTLHAPPVLSALPSVTADPNHTFGPVMIAVSDFKGLVQEVCQGGFVCIYERVRNVVIVGPSNPTAQLETTQAQDGESAVQMEATLMIPPSGLDQTPVSPLNPFLTPGPAGPTFTFSPFGSRLSTGSRQRHLQRRAHPRRK